In the Kitasatospora terrestris genome, one interval contains:
- a CDS encoding GlxA family transcriptional regulator — MPPFRNVAAYLPPGAGLLAVGVVCEVFGAPPAALPRFDFALCTDRPGPVPTDLGAPLTVEHGLDRIAEADLVLALPWTDFRTPPPPAALDALRAAHERGALVAAHCVGTFALAAAGLLDGRRATTHWRFADLLAERHPATTVDLDALYVDEGSVVTGAGAAAGLDLCLHLVRREYGAAAANALARELVAPPHRDGGQAQYLAAPVPDDGDDDRLTEVLAWAREHLDRPLPVAELARRALMSRRSFARRFTAATGTTPHAWLLGLRLARAEELLETTDLPVEEVARRSGFGSAAVLREQFVRRRGVPPRTYRRTFTRAEPAPTGP; from the coding sequence ATGCCGCCGTTCCGCAACGTCGCCGCCTACCTGCCGCCCGGAGCCGGACTGCTCGCCGTGGGCGTGGTCTGCGAGGTGTTCGGCGCCCCGCCCGCCGCCCTGCCGCGCTTCGACTTCGCGCTCTGCACCGACCGGCCGGGCCCCGTCCCCACCGACCTCGGCGCCCCGCTCACCGTCGAGCACGGCCTCGACCGGATCGCCGAGGCCGACCTGGTCCTCGCCCTGCCCTGGACGGACTTCCGCACCCCGCCGCCGCCCGCCGCGCTCGACGCCCTGCGCGCCGCCCACGAGCGCGGCGCCCTGGTCGCCGCGCACTGCGTCGGCACCTTCGCACTGGCCGCCGCCGGACTCCTCGACGGCCGCCGCGCCACCACCCACTGGCGCTTCGCCGACCTGCTCGCCGAACGCCACCCGGCCACCACCGTCGACCTCGACGCCCTCTACGTCGACGAGGGCAGCGTGGTCACCGGCGCCGGCGCCGCCGCCGGACTCGACCTCTGCCTGCACCTGGTCCGCCGCGAGTACGGCGCGGCCGCCGCCAACGCCCTCGCCCGGGAACTCGTCGCACCCCCGCACCGCGACGGCGGCCAGGCCCAGTACCTGGCCGCCCCCGTGCCCGACGACGGCGACGACGACCGGCTCACCGAGGTCCTCGCCTGGGCCCGTGAACACCTCGACCGGCCGCTGCCGGTCGCCGAGCTCGCCCGCCGCGCCCTGATGAGCCGCCGCTCCTTCGCCCGCCGCTTCACCGCCGCCACCGGCACGACCCCGCACGCCTGGCTGCTCGGCCTGCGCCTGGCCCGGGCCGAGGAACTGCTGGAGACCACCGACCTCCCGGTCGAGGAGGTCGCCCGCCGCTCCGGCTTCGGCAGCGCCGCGGTCCTGCGCGAACAGTTCGTCCGCCGCCGCGGCGTGCCGCCCCGCACCTACCGGCGCACCTTCACCCGCGCCGAGCCGGCCCCGACCGGCCCGTAG
- a CDS encoding FAD-binding oxidoreductase: protein MGELVERLRQGLPAGAVAVDGDVLAAYKHDMAGFCAAGEPAVLVFPESVEQVQHVMRTASELRVPVVPQGARTGLSGGANAVDGCVLLSLTKMNRILAVDPVERIAVVQPGVVNAELSRAAGEVGLAYPPDPSSWESCTIGGNIGTGAGGLCCVKYGVTSEYVLGLEVVLADGRLLRTGRRTAKGVAGYDLTRLLVGSEGTLGVVVEAVVALRPAPEPALVLAAEFDSVDAAGAAVCEVMARGFVPSLMELMDATTVRAVNEMAQMGLPESTRALLLVAFDGPDRRERVAAVAEVCAEAGATGVVPAEDRAESELLMQARRLSLPAMERMGTTMIDDVAVPRARLAQMLNGVAEIADRHRLTIGVVSHAGDGNTHPVVIFDAKDEDETERARRSFDEIMALGLELGGTVTGEHGIGLLKREWLARELGPVGLELQRQIKGVFDPLGILNPGKTF from the coding sequence ATGGGCGAGTTGGTGGAGCGGCTGCGGCAGGGACTGCCGGCGGGCGCGGTGGCGGTGGACGGGGACGTGCTGGCGGCGTACAAGCACGACATGGCGGGGTTCTGCGCGGCGGGCGAGCCGGCGGTGCTGGTGTTCCCGGAGTCGGTGGAGCAGGTGCAGCACGTGATGCGGACGGCGAGCGAGCTGCGGGTGCCGGTGGTGCCGCAGGGTGCGCGGACGGGCCTGTCGGGCGGGGCGAACGCGGTGGACGGCTGCGTCCTGCTGTCGCTGACGAAGATGAACCGGATCCTGGCGGTCGATCCCGTGGAGCGGATCGCGGTGGTGCAGCCGGGGGTGGTGAACGCGGAGCTGTCGCGCGCGGCGGGCGAGGTGGGGTTGGCGTACCCGCCGGACCCGTCGAGTTGGGAGTCGTGCACGATCGGCGGCAACATCGGCACCGGCGCGGGTGGTCTGTGCTGCGTGAAGTACGGGGTGACCAGCGAGTACGTGCTGGGCCTGGAGGTGGTGCTGGCGGACGGACGGCTGCTGCGGACCGGGCGGCGGACGGCGAAGGGCGTGGCGGGCTACGACCTGACGCGGCTGCTGGTCGGCTCGGAGGGGACGCTGGGGGTGGTGGTGGAGGCGGTGGTGGCGCTGCGTCCGGCGCCGGAGCCGGCGCTGGTGCTGGCGGCGGAGTTCGACAGCGTGGACGCCGCGGGGGCGGCGGTGTGCGAGGTGATGGCGCGGGGGTTCGTGCCGTCGCTGATGGAGTTGATGGATGCGACGACGGTGCGCGCGGTGAACGAGATGGCGCAGATGGGCCTGCCGGAGTCGACGCGGGCGCTGCTGCTGGTGGCGTTCGACGGTCCGGACCGCCGGGAACGGGTGGCGGCGGTGGCGGAGGTGTGTGCCGAGGCTGGGGCGACGGGGGTGGTGCCGGCCGAGGACCGGGCGGAGTCGGAGCTGCTGATGCAGGCGCGGCGGTTGTCCCTGCCGGCGATGGAGCGGATGGGGACGACGATGATCGACGACGTCGCGGTGCCGCGGGCGCGACTGGCGCAGATGCTGAACGGGGTGGCGGAGATCGCGGACCGGCACCGGCTGACGATCGGCGTGGTGTCGCACGCGGGCGACGGCAACACCCACCCGGTGGTGATCTTCGACGCGAAGGACGAGGACGAGACGGAGCGGGCGCGCCGTTCGTTCGACGAGATCATGGCGCTGGGGCTGGAGCTGGGCGGCACGGTGACGGGCGAGCACGGCATCGGGCTGCTGAAGCGGGAGTGGCTGGCGCGGGAGCTGGGGCCGGTCGGGCTGGAGTTGCAGCGGCAGATCAAGGGAGTCTTCGACCCGCTGGGAATCCTCAATCCGGGTAAGACCTTCTGA
- a CDS encoding DUF5926 family protein, protein MAKKAAKKQTGQSTAVEGDIPVVGAREACPCGSGRRYKACHGRQAAHAVQELVHRPFEGLPGEADWVALRELVPAATVPLTLAAGVAESAVGEVPSVTLATVLPLAWPALRRPDGSIMLGLQTQSSSGDLSRDLAEALEAALATEPGSPVPARRTGAGGRRLQELLDTSAEFTPAVHTGFEFWLEDAESATGEVAASLERANASAIPTEKVTSVDSAYWCGTPDKNHLRWVMTVPEEELLDALARLSAAGTSSLGEGTKLVGSFRAHGLTVPVWDLPLEMTADDCEKPAAEFAQRLAEVLAAPAPLTAEERRARANLVSRQVTLN, encoded by the coding sequence ATGGCCAAGAAGGCCGCCAAGAAGCAGACCGGTCAGTCCACCGCCGTCGAGGGTGACATCCCCGTCGTCGGTGCCCGTGAGGCGTGCCCGTGCGGTTCCGGCCGCCGGTACAAGGCCTGCCACGGCCGCCAGGCCGCCCACGCGGTGCAGGAGTTGGTGCACCGCCCGTTCGAGGGCCTGCCGGGCGAGGCGGACTGGGTGGCGCTGCGCGAGCTGGTGCCGGCCGCGACCGTGCCGCTGACGCTGGCCGCCGGGGTGGCGGAGTCCGCGGTGGGCGAGGTGCCGTCGGTGACGCTGGCGACCGTGCTGCCGCTGGCCTGGCCGGCGCTGCGCCGCCCGGACGGTTCGATCATGCTGGGCCTGCAGACCCAGTCCTCGTCGGGCGACCTGAGCCGTGACCTGGCGGAGGCGCTGGAGGCGGCCCTGGCGACCGAGCCGGGCAGCCCGGTGCCGGCCCGCCGGACCGGTGCGGGCGGCCGCCGCCTGCAGGAACTGCTGGACACCTCGGCCGAGTTCACCCCCGCGGTGCACACCGGTTTCGAGTTCTGGCTGGAGGACGCCGAGTCGGCGACCGGTGAGGTCGCGGCCTCGCTGGAGCGCGCCAACGCCTCGGCGATCCCCACCGAGAAGGTCACCAGCGTGGACTCCGCGTACTGGTGCGGCACCCCGGACAAGAACCACCTGCGCTGGGTGATGACCGTGCCGGAGGAGGAACTGCTGGACGCGCTGGCGCGCCTGTCCGCCGCGGGCACCTCCTCGCTGGGCGAGGGCACCAAGCTGGTCGGCTCGTTCCGCGCGCACGGCCTGACGGTGCCGGTCTGGGACCTGCCGCTGGAGATGACCGCGGACGACTGCGAGAAGCCGGCCGCCGAGTTCGCGCAGCGCCTCGCCGAGGTGCTGGCCGCGCCGGCCCCGCTGACCGCGGAGGAGCGTCGGGCGCGCGCCAACCTGGTGAGCCGTCAGGTCACGCTGAACTGA
- a CDS encoding glycerophosphodiester phosphodiesterase yields MDTQPLPVPGAAAPADRSAVKVIAHRGSSAALPEHTVAAYARAIEEGADGLECDVRLSADGELVCVHDRTVRRTSDGQGAVSSLTLAQLSELDFGSWKSPQAPIPASILTLSALLELVADAGRRVELAIETKHPTRFAGRTEAELLRVLERFGLMPKDPAESSVRVMSFSELSLHRVRRAAPQVPTVYLLERKLPVIGRTRALPGGARIAGPGIELVRRDPGLVTALRRAGHRVHVWTVDRPEDVELCLELGVEALITNRPAEVLAQLGR; encoded by the coding sequence GTGGACACCCAGCCCCTCCCCGTTCCCGGCGCAGCCGCCCCGGCCGACCGCTCGGCCGTGAAGGTCATCGCGCACCGCGGTTCCTCCGCCGCCCTGCCCGAGCACACCGTCGCGGCGTACGCCCGGGCGATCGAGGAGGGCGCGGACGGGCTGGAGTGCGACGTCCGGCTGAGCGCCGACGGGGAGTTGGTGTGCGTGCACGACCGCACGGTGCGCCGGACCTCGGACGGGCAGGGCGCGGTCTCGTCGCTGACCCTGGCGCAGCTGTCCGAGCTGGACTTCGGCTCGTGGAAGTCGCCGCAGGCGCCGATCCCGGCGTCGATCCTGACGCTGAGCGCGCTGCTGGAGCTGGTGGCGGACGCCGGGCGGCGGGTGGAGCTGGCGATCGAGACCAAGCACCCGACCCGGTTCGCGGGCCGGACCGAGGCCGAACTGCTGCGCGTGCTGGAGCGGTTCGGGTTGATGCCGAAAGACCCCGCGGAGTCCTCGGTGCGGGTGATGAGCTTCTCCGAGCTGTCGCTGCACCGGGTGCGACGGGCCGCGCCGCAGGTGCCCACGGTGTACCTGCTGGAGCGGAAGCTGCCGGTGATCGGCCGGACCAGGGCGCTGCCGGGCGGCGCGCGGATCGCCGGACCGGGCATCGAGCTGGTGCGCCGCGACCCCGGGCTGGTGACGGCGCTGCGCCGGGCCGGGCACCGGGTGCACGTGTGGACGGTGGACCGGCCGGAAGATGTCGAACTCTGTCTGGAACTCGGCGTCGAGGCACTGATCACCAATCGGCCGGCCGAGGTACTCGCTCAGCTCGGTCGTTGA
- a CDS encoding IS481 family transposase translates to MPPSLQQQQDRQAQRRLAVLRHAEEVTGNVSLTCRYYGISRNCFYKWQRRYQEEGIEGLRDRSSAPHHCPHATDADIVNKIVYLRQNYHFGPMKIQMYLKRYHDIDIACSAVYRILKRLGLNRLPSSQRYQRHDKRHTRYEKQLPGNRVQIDVKFIEPIGLPTQPQTPVPVTGTAPKTRRRAKYYQFTAIDDCTRLRVLRIYPRCDQKTAVQFLDYVLERLPFRVEVIQTDNGAEFQSAFHWHVLDRGIAHTYIKPASPHLNGKVERSHRIDAEEFYRMLAGVVTDDTGVLNDKLREWEDYYNFHRPHGALGGQTPYERLKQKTESQV, encoded by the coding sequence ATGCCCCCTTCGCTGCAACAGCAGCAGGACCGCCAGGCCCAGCGACGCCTGGCGGTCCTGCGACACGCCGAGGAAGTCACCGGGAACGTCTCGCTGACCTGCCGGTACTACGGGATCAGCCGCAACTGCTTCTACAAGTGGCAGCGGCGCTACCAGGAGGAAGGCATCGAGGGCCTGCGCGACCGCTCCAGCGCGCCGCACCACTGCCCGCACGCCACCGACGCCGACATCGTGAACAAGATCGTCTACCTGCGGCAGAACTACCACTTCGGCCCGATGAAGATCCAGATGTACCTCAAGCGGTACCACGACATCGACATCGCCTGCTCAGCTGTCTACCGCATCCTCAAACGGCTGGGCCTGAACCGCCTGCCCTCGTCCCAGCGCTACCAGCGCCACGACAAGCGCCACACCCGCTACGAGAAGCAGCTGCCCGGCAACCGTGTCCAGATCGACGTGAAGTTCATCGAACCGATCGGGCTCCCAACCCAGCCCCAGACCCCGGTTCCGGTCACCGGCACGGCCCCCAAGACCCGCCGCCGGGCCAAGTACTACCAGTTCACCGCAATCGACGACTGCACCCGGCTGCGCGTGCTGCGGATCTACCCACGGTGTGACCAGAAGACCGCCGTCCAGTTCCTGGACTACGTCCTGGAACGACTTCCGTTCCGCGTCGAGGTGATCCAGACCGACAACGGCGCGGAGTTCCAGTCCGCGTTCCACTGGCACGTCCTCGACAGAGGCATCGCCCACACCTACATCAAGCCGGCATCGCCGCACCTCAACGGCAAGGTCGAACGCTCCCACCGCATCGACGCCGAGGAGTTCTACCGCATGCTCGCCGGTGTCGTCACCGACGACACCGGCGTCCTCAACGACAAACTCCGAGAATGGGAGGACTACTACAACTTCCACCGCCCACACGGCGCGCTCGGCGGCCAGACCCCTTACGAGCGCCTCAAGCAGAAGACCGAGAGCCAGGTGTAA
- a CDS encoding DUF262 domain-containing protein: MVVEDCAGVKGAAVVQETDSNEQAEGVELTAEELDELNSAEPQAEPVSYTGTDFDVEGIVRRLNRQDIVIPTFGHGDPSLETAGFQRGFVWRRPQMDRFIESLLLGYPIPGIMLVQQADKRYLVLDGQQRLRSMAAFYAGVHQGREFALDNVADSFKGLTYNTLPPELRRQLDNTFIQATIVKTDGSNESLESIYQVFERLNSGGTQLTPHEIRIALYPGVFVDFLEELNKTPAWRQLYGPRSPRLRDQELILRIVALYTNANGYYRPLKKFLNDFLGNHRKLQGLPVDEIRKNFTDASEALLGGPGKNALRFQSNRVNVAFAEALLVGLMRRIQVKENVSRPSVTRAANRLVKDDAMAAVISGSTGTEESVRTRLELATRAFSRA, translated from the coding sequence ATGGTCGTGGAAGATTGTGCAGGCGTAAAAGGGGCGGCAGTGGTGCAAGAAACTGACTCGAACGAGCAGGCTGAGGGTGTAGAGCTTACGGCAGAAGAGCTCGATGAGCTCAATTCCGCGGAGCCGCAAGCGGAGCCCGTTTCCTATACCGGTACTGATTTCGACGTAGAGGGAATTGTTCGCCGCCTCAATAGGCAAGACATTGTAATTCCGACATTCGGTCACGGAGACCCGTCTCTTGAAACCGCCGGATTCCAGCGCGGGTTCGTATGGCGCCGCCCGCAAATGGACCGTTTCATCGAGTCTCTTCTGTTGGGGTATCCAATCCCCGGGATCATGCTAGTCCAGCAGGCGGATAAGCGTTACCTGGTGCTAGATGGCCAGCAGCGCCTGCGGTCGATGGCTGCATTCTATGCCGGAGTCCACCAGGGGCGAGAGTTTGCCCTTGATAACGTTGCCGATTCCTTTAAGGGGCTGACCTATAATACGCTCCCTCCCGAGTTGAGGCGCCAGCTCGACAATACGTTCATTCAGGCGACAATTGTCAAGACGGACGGCTCGAATGAATCGCTAGAGTCGATTTATCAGGTATTTGAACGGCTCAATTCCGGCGGAACTCAGCTTACGCCGCACGAGATCCGAATCGCCCTTTATCCGGGAGTTTTTGTCGACTTCCTTGAAGAGCTGAACAAGACTCCGGCTTGGCGGCAGCTGTATGGACCGCGATCCCCGCGGCTCAGGGATCAGGAGCTAATTCTTCGAATTGTTGCTCTCTATACCAATGCGAACGGATACTATCGCCCATTGAAAAAGTTCCTCAATGACTTCTTGGGGAACCATAGGAAGCTTCAGGGGCTGCCCGTCGATGAGATTCGCAAGAACTTCACGGACGCGTCTGAGGCCCTCCTCGGTGGGCCGGGGAAGAACGCCCTGCGCTTCCAGAGCAACCGCGTTAATGTTGCCTTCGCGGAAGCATTGCTTGTCGGTCTAATGCGGCGAATCCAGGTGAAGGAGAACGTCTCCCGGCCGAGCGTTACGCGAGCTGCAAATCGACTCGTGAAAGACGATGCAATGGCGGCCGTAATTTCTGGATCGACCGGCACTGAAGAAAGTGTGAGGACTCGGCTGGAGCTGGCCACTCGCGCTTTCTCGCGCGCCTGA
- a CDS encoding HEPN domain-containing protein encodes MRNQWPPWPIPSLKESLDSLTSSVAERPKGRSDDEHIWLTRFLVIRSCGYLEQVTYETARAFVADKSFGLVRTFALTWLSRTRNPSPDNMMELLGRFDGALSDEFKVLLEEDDQRLYREISLLVDRRHKIAHGLNEGMNSAKAVALRSDVDIVADWFIEKLDPR; translated from the coding sequence GTGCGTAATCAGTGGCCGCCATGGCCGATCCCGAGCCTGAAGGAATCACTCGATTCTCTAACTTCATCTGTGGCGGAGAGGCCCAAGGGGAGGAGCGATGATGAGCACATCTGGCTTACCAGGTTCCTGGTTATTCGCAGTTGTGGATATCTGGAGCAGGTGACCTATGAAACTGCGCGAGCGTTCGTGGCGGACAAGTCATTTGGCCTTGTCCGGACATTTGCTCTAACGTGGCTCTCTCGCACGCGAAACCCATCCCCGGACAATATGATGGAGCTCCTTGGGAGGTTTGATGGGGCCCTCTCGGATGAGTTCAAAGTACTGCTTGAGGAGGATGATCAGCGCCTGTATCGCGAGATATCACTCCTCGTGGACAGGAGGCATAAGATCGCCCACGGTCTCAATGAGGGGATGAACTCCGCAAAGGCCGTAGCTCTGCGCTCGGATGTTGATATCGTCGCAGATTGGTTTATTGAAAAACTGGATCCCAGATAA
- a CDS encoding ATP-binding protein, translating into MVARTVPVAAGTTSSAMAVPHGPSSVGVARRRLRTDLGDRAIPDAVIDDAVLILSELLSNSCRHARPLDVDEASADQDGTVLVRWGMRRDGLLTLEVTDGGASTRPRPGSPSVSAHGGRGLNIVGELASDWGVRHAPGQVTVWAELPAFEQVGAAAERHGR; encoded by the coding sequence ATGGTGGCGCGTACTGTGCCAGTTGCAGCCGGGACGACCTCATCGGCGATGGCGGTTCCACACGGTCCGTCCAGCGTCGGCGTGGCCCGGCGCAGGCTGCGTACCGATCTCGGTGACCGCGCGATACCTGACGCGGTGATCGACGATGCGGTGCTGATTCTCTCCGAACTGCTCAGCAATTCCTGTCGGCACGCACGTCCGTTGGACGTCGACGAGGCGTCGGCCGATCAGGACGGAACGGTGCTGGTGCGGTGGGGAATGCGGCGGGACGGGCTGCTCACCCTGGAGGTGACCGACGGCGGCGCGAGCACCAGACCTCGGCCGGGCAGTCCGTCGGTGAGCGCGCACGGCGGCCGGGGGCTGAACATCGTGGGCGAGCTGGCCAGCGACTGGGGGGTGCGGCACGCACCCGGTCAGGTGACGGTGTGGGCGGAGCTGCCGGCGTTCGAGCAGGTCGGAGCGGCTGCGGAGCGGCACGGCCGCTGA
- a CDS encoding bifunctional DNA primase/polymerase, whose amino-acid sequence MSEPTARLWWPPLRRARTVALAAALDAAVGRGWPVVPGARALRGDDGPCSCGAPVCPAPGEHPLDPPLEAATTDPRMVRWWWERRAPGAPVLVATGRAVCAVSLPRAAGPWLLRHLAETGVMAGPVLATADHFVLLTAPYTLDELGSLLAERPWVPGSLRYHGPGGYLALPPSRTGAGGVHWVRRPLQGEPWLPQVGTLLGGLITASAVTLPHR is encoded by the coding sequence ATGTCCGAGCCGACCGCCCGGCTGTGGTGGCCGCCCCTGCGGCGGGCCCGGACGGTCGCCCTCGCCGCCGCGCTGGACGCGGCGGTCGGCCGGGGCTGGCCGGTGGTGCCCGGCGCCCGCGCGCTCCGCGGCGACGACGGCCCCTGCTCGTGCGGCGCGCCCGTCTGCCCGGCCCCGGGGGAGCACCCGCTGGATCCGCCGCTGGAGGCCGCCACCACCGACCCGCGGATGGTCCGCTGGTGGTGGGAGCGGCGGGCGCCCGGCGCGCCGGTGCTGGTGGCCACCGGGCGGGCGGTCTGCGCGGTCAGCCTGCCCCGCGCGGCCGGGCCGTGGCTGCTGCGCCACCTCGCCGAGACCGGGGTGATGGCCGGCCCGGTGCTCGCCACCGCCGACCACTTCGTACTGCTGACCGCGCCGTACACGCTGGACGAGTTGGGGTCGCTGCTGGCCGAGCGGCCGTGGGTGCCGGGGTCGCTGCGCTACCACGGTCCGGGCGGCTACCTGGCGCTGCCGCCGTCGCGGACCGGCGCGGGCGGGGTGCACTGGGTGCGCCGGCCACTGCAGGGGGAGCCCTGGCTGCCCCAAGTCGGCACGCTGCTCGGAGGCTTGATCACCGCCAGTGCGGTCACCCTGCCGCACCGGTAA
- a CDS encoding MBL fold metallo-hydrolase — protein MTDAPVGRSAAYTILTTGYTLSTGPGVAATVSFVEDGDRRVVIDPGMVASRDRILGPLAELGYGPDDVTDVVLSHHHPDNVLNVGLFGRARVHDHKAEYLADQWVDRDAEGYELTPSLRLIRTPGHSPEDITLLAGTADGVVAFAGDLWWRPDGPAEDPVAPDRDGLRASRERVLAAADVIVPGHGGPFPADEHAVR, from the coding sequence ATGACTGACGCACCGGTCGGCCGCAGCGCCGCCTACACGATCCTGACCACCGGCTACACCCTGTCCACCGGCCCCGGGGTGGCCGCCACCGTCTCCTTCGTCGAGGACGGGGACCGCCGGGTGGTGATCGACCCCGGCATGGTGGCGAGCCGCGACCGGATCCTCGGGCCGCTGGCGGAGCTGGGGTACGGCCCGGACGACGTGACCGACGTGGTGCTCAGCCACCACCACCCGGACAACGTGCTGAACGTCGGTCTTTTCGGCCGGGCCCGGGTGCACGACCACAAGGCGGAGTACCTGGCCGACCAGTGGGTGGACCGGGACGCCGAGGGGTACGAGCTGACGCCGTCGCTGCGGCTGATCCGCACGCCGGGGCACAGCCCGGAGGACATCACGCTGCTGGCGGGCACGGCGGACGGGGTGGTGGCGTTCGCCGGGGACCTGTGGTGGCGGCCGGACGGCCCGGCCGAGGACCCGGTGGCGCCGGACCGGGACGGGCTGCGGGCCTCCCGGGAGCGGGTGCTGGCGGCGGCCGACGTGATCGTGCCGGGCCACGGCGGCCCCTTCCCGGCGGACGAGCACGCGGTGCGGTGA
- a CDS encoding GAF domain-containing SpoIIE family protein phosphatase encodes MTDVQPLLPVATLPDFGEPSADLQDRLAGWLSDFTSLQEHTELLARARGLAATLDTVLDSGAALLGARRGLIVTVRPGPARTLGRPVGLGLDRSMLGALETVPAEHGPFAELLSHPVRGGRLLIDDLATDPTVGPRFREVAAQLGLGACYALPLATEADGPLGAAAWFYDEPGRPDERREHLAQRYCEFAAQLLARQLEAEQAVRATEALRRGLLPDHLPTAPGVKVAARCRPGALERSAGSAWYDAIALPDGTLGLTVGSVLGDGPGAGPGSAPGAAAAMGRVRAALRAYAVLEGEDPVSVLGDLELLLKTTEPTRSATAVYACVNPDDRQISLAGAGHCPPVLLTRFGANFVETSLSAPLGMLSCWEAPGVELTAEPGDVLVLYTESLARRCGSTLHGGQAALRRAASDAPRDVRLDPDRLCEHLLAPAVAGDGPAEDDLVVLAVRFD; translated from the coding sequence ATGACCGACGTCCAACCGCTGCTGCCGGTGGCGACGCTGCCCGACTTCGGTGAGCCCTCGGCCGACCTGCAGGACCGTTTGGCCGGATGGCTGTCCGATTTCACCAGCCTGCAGGAGCACACCGAGCTGCTGGCCCGGGCGCGCGGCCTGGCCGCCACCCTGGACACCGTGCTGGACTCCGGCGCCGCGCTGCTCGGCGCCCGCCGCGGCCTGATCGTCACCGTCCGGCCGGGCCCGGCCCGCACCCTGGGCCGCCCGGTCGGCCTCGGCCTGGACCGCTCGATGCTCGGCGCGCTGGAGACCGTCCCCGCCGAGCACGGCCCGTTCGCCGAACTGCTCAGCCACCCCGTCCGGGGCGGCCGGCTGCTGATCGACGACCTGGCCACCGATCCGACGGTCGGCCCGCGGTTCCGCGAGGTCGCCGCCCAGCTGGGCCTCGGCGCCTGCTACGCGCTGCCGCTGGCCACCGAGGCGGACGGGCCGCTGGGCGCCGCGGCCTGGTTCTACGACGAGCCCGGCCGCCCGGACGAGCGGCGCGAGCACCTGGCCCAGCGCTACTGCGAGTTCGCCGCGCAGCTGCTGGCCCGGCAGCTGGAGGCCGAGCAGGCGGTCCGGGCCACCGAGGCGCTGCGCCGCGGCCTGCTGCCCGACCACCTGCCGACCGCGCCCGGGGTGAAGGTCGCGGCCCGCTGCCGGCCCGGCGCGCTGGAGCGCTCGGCGGGCAGCGCCTGGTACGACGCGATCGCCCTGCCGGACGGCACGCTCGGGCTCACCGTCGGCAGCGTGCTGGGCGACGGCCCGGGCGCGGGCCCCGGTTCCGCGCCCGGCGCGGCCGCCGCGATGGGCCGGGTGCGGGCCGCCCTGCGCGCGTACGCGGTGCTGGAGGGCGAGGACCCGGTGTCCGTCCTCGGCGACCTGGAACTGCTGCTGAAGACCACCGAGCCGACCCGGTCGGCGACCGCGGTGTACGCCTGCGTCAACCCGGACGACCGGCAGATCTCGCTGGCCGGCGCCGGCCACTGCCCGCCGGTGCTGCTCACCCGCTTCGGCGCCAACTTCGTGGAGACCTCGCTGTCCGCGCCGCTCGGCATGCTGAGCTGCTGGGAGGCGCCCGGGGTGGAGCTGACCGCCGAACCCGGCGACGTCCTGGTGCTGTACACCGAGAGCCTCGCCCGGCGCTGCGGATCGACCCTGCACGGCGGGCAGGCCGCGCTGCGGCGGGCCGCCTCGGACGCGCCGCGCGACGTCCGGCTGGACCCGGACCGGCTGTGCGAGCACCTGCTGGCGCCGGCCGTGGCCGGCGACGGGCCGGCCGAGGACGACCTGGTGGTGCTCGCCGTGCGCTTCGACTAG